A stretch of Lysobacter sp. K5869 DNA encodes these proteins:
- a CDS encoding bifunctional aspartate kinase/diaminopimelate decarboxylase, translating to METQQTGWVVLKFGGTSVSRRNRWDTIGRLAGKRLREDGRRVLVVVSALSGVTNELQAIAYAPVGEDGGIAARFAGLVERHRGFCAELGLDPDAVLGERLAKLVALETDPRAAARALEWQAEVLGQGELLSSTLGAAYLRSQGLDFGWCDAREWLDAVSLPNASEWAQRLSVNCRHQAEPGFVERFSAQPTQMLITQGFIARHGDGGTAILGRGGSDTSAAYFGALLKAQRVEIWTDVPGMFSANPREVPDARLLARLDYAEAQEIATTGAKVLHPRSIAPCRDAGVPMAILDTERFDLPGTRIDASAATVPGVKAISRRNGIVLVSMESIGMWQQVGFLADVFERFKRHGLSIDLIGSSETNVTVSLDPSENLVNSNVLEALSADLAEVCRVKVIAPCAAITLVGRGMRSLLHRLSDIWAAFGRERVHLISQSSNDLNLTFVIDEADADGLLPHLHHELIRGGAMPVRDDSVFGPSWREISEGKPQRAAPWWQAQRSRLLAMAAAGTPRYVYDLATVRERARALIGTAAVDRCFYAMKANSHPAVLRAIVGEGFGLECVSLAEIERVFQALPHMAPERVLFTPSFAPRHEYEAALARGVIVTLDNVEALKRWPETFRGRTLWLRLDLGHGEGHHEKVRTGGVAAKFGLPLARFDAFVEEARKLGIRISGLHAHLGSGIDDPQHWRGVYASLAGLADSVGTIETIDIGGGLPVAYTPEARVFDLDLWRAGLDEIKAAYPRYGLIIEPGRYLVAESGVLLLSATQVIEKDGVRRIGCDAGMNALMRPAMYEAYHGIHNLSRFDDADTAAFDVVGPVCESSDVLGRARLLPKATEEGDVILVADAGAYGMAMANTYNLRALPVEEVLG from the coding sequence GTGGAGACGCAACAGACAGGCTGGGTGGTGCTCAAGTTCGGCGGTACTTCGGTATCTCGCCGCAACCGTTGGGACACGATCGGACGTCTGGCTGGAAAACGTCTGCGCGAAGACGGCCGCCGCGTGCTGGTGGTGGTCTCCGCGCTGTCGGGCGTCACCAACGAACTGCAGGCTATCGCCTACGCGCCGGTCGGCGAGGACGGCGGCATCGCCGCGCGCTTCGCCGGCTTGGTCGAGCGCCACCGCGGCTTCTGCGCCGAACTCGGCCTCGACCCCGACGCGGTGCTCGGCGAACGCCTGGCGAAACTGGTTGCGCTGGAAACCGATCCGCGCGCCGCGGCGCGCGCGCTGGAGTGGCAGGCCGAAGTGCTGGGCCAGGGCGAACTGTTGTCCTCGACCCTCGGCGCGGCGTACCTGCGCTCGCAGGGCCTCGACTTCGGTTGGTGCGACGCGCGCGAGTGGCTCGACGCGGTGTCGCTGCCCAACGCCAGCGAGTGGGCGCAGCGCTTGTCGGTGAACTGCCGGCATCAGGCCGAGCCGGGCTTCGTCGAACGCTTCAGCGCGCAGCCCACGCAGATGCTGATCACCCAAGGCTTCATCGCCCGCCACGGCGACGGCGGCACGGCGATCCTCGGCCGCGGCGGCTCCGACACCTCGGCCGCGTACTTCGGCGCGCTGCTGAAGGCGCAGCGCGTGGAAATCTGGACCGACGTGCCCGGCATGTTCAGCGCCAACCCGCGCGAAGTGCCCGACGCCCGCCTGCTGGCGCGGCTGGATTACGCCGAAGCGCAGGAAATCGCCACCACCGGCGCCAAGGTGCTGCACCCGCGCTCGATCGCGCCGTGCCGCGACGCCGGCGTGCCGATGGCGATCCTCGACACCGAACGCTTCGACCTGCCGGGCACCCGCATCGACGCCAGCGCCGCGACCGTGCCGGGCGTCAAGGCGATCAGCCGCCGCAACGGCATCGTGCTGGTGTCGATGGAAAGCATCGGCATGTGGCAGCAGGTCGGCTTCCTGGCCGACGTGTTCGAGCGGTTCAAGCGCCATGGGCTCTCGATCGACTTGATCGGTTCGTCGGAAACCAACGTCACCGTGTCGCTGGACCCGAGCGAGAACCTGGTCAACAGCAACGTGCTCGAAGCGCTGTCGGCCGATCTGGCCGAGGTGTGCCGGGTCAAGGTGATCGCGCCGTGCGCGGCGATCACCCTGGTCGGCCGCGGCATGCGTTCGCTGCTGCACCGCTTGTCCGACATCTGGGCCGCGTTCGGCCGCGAGCGCGTGCACCTGATCTCGCAGTCGTCCAACGATCTCAACCTGACCTTCGTCATCGACGAGGCCGACGCCGACGGCTTGCTGCCGCATCTGCACCACGAGCTGATCCGCGGCGGCGCCATGCCGGTGCGCGACGACAGCGTGTTCGGCCCGAGCTGGCGCGAGATCTCCGAAGGCAAGCCGCAGCGCGCCGCGCCGTGGTGGCAGGCGCAGCGTTCGCGCCTGCTGGCGATGGCCGCGGCCGGCACGCCGCGCTACGTCTACGATCTGGCCACGGTGCGCGAACGCGCCCGCGCGCTGATCGGCACCGCCGCGGTCGACCGCTGCTTCTACGCGATGAAGGCCAACTCGCACCCGGCCGTGCTGCGCGCCATAGTCGGCGAGGGCTTCGGCCTGGAGTGCGTGTCGCTGGCCGAGATCGAGCGCGTGTTCCAGGCGCTGCCGCACATGGCGCCCGAGCGCGTGCTGTTCACCCCGAGCTTCGCCCCGCGCCACGAGTACGAAGCCGCGCTCGCGCGCGGCGTGATCGTCACCCTCGACAACGTCGAAGCGCTCAAGCGCTGGCCCGAGACCTTCCGCGGCCGCACCCTGTGGCTGCGCCTGGACCTCGGCCACGGCGAAGGCCATCACGAGAAAGTCCGCACCGGCGGCGTCGCCGCCAAGTTCGGCCTGCCGCTGGCGCGCTTCGACGCCTTCGTCGAGGAAGCGCGCAAGCTCGGCATCCGCATCAGCGGCCTGCACGCGCACCTGGGCAGCGGCATCGACGATCCGCAGCACTGGCGCGGCGTCTACGCCAGCCTGGCCGGGCTCGCCGATAGCGTCGGCACCATCGAGACCATCGACATCGGCGGCGGCTTGCCGGTCGCCTACACGCCCGAAGCGCGCGTCTTCGACCTCGACCTGTGGCGCGCGGGTCTGGACGAGATCAAGGCCGCGTATCCGCGCTACGGCCTGATCATCGAGCCGGGCCGCTACCTGGTCGCCGAAAGCGGCGTGCTGCTGCTGTCGGCGACGCAGGTGATCGAGAAGGACGGCGTGCGCCGGATCGGCTGCGACGCGGGCATGAACGCGCTGATGCGTCCGGCCATGTACGAGGCGTATCACGGCATCCACAACCTCAGCCGCTTCGACGACGCCGACACCGCCGCGTTCGACGTGGTCGGCCCGGTGTGCGAGAGCAGCGACGTGCTCGGCCGCGCGCGGCTGCTGCCGAAGGCGACCGAGGAGGGCGACGTGATCCTGGTCGCCGACGCCGGCGCTTACGGCATGGCGATGGCCAACACCTACAACCTGCGCGCGCTGCCGGTCGAGGAGGTGCTCGGATGA
- the murL gene encoding UDP-N-acetyl-alpha-D-muramoyl-L-alanyl-L-glutamate epimerase, producing MSDQFQRDAVRAFRFVRCGLNAATGVAELVYAFDDGPELIETVTVPGAPFALDAARGEAVERALRLLHLIAGVSYYKAAVPDEIRIDSYAIDADTAALLELVYVNGLGEFAYRNGLNLHGKIRFPVQAPADPAAPSLGLREHALVAIGGGKDSLVSIEALRALGVEQTVTWIGGSQLIAACAQRTGLPTLNLGRALAPQLFEYNRQGAYNGHIPVTVVNSAIMALAALLRGVDQVVFSNERSASYGSVIEGTGEVNHQWSKGWDCERAFGDYLQKHVAADLRYYSLLRPLSELAVARQFARGDRYDAHFSSCNRNFHILGERPASRWCGVCPKCHFVFLALAPFMTKPRLVSIFGRNLLDDPAQTDGFDALLEYRNHKPFECVGEGRESRAAMAALAERAEWREDALVERFAREIRPQLAGEELRIEPLLALEGEHRVPAALWERLRAYFAV from the coding sequence GTGAGCGATCAATTCCAACGCGACGCCGTGCGCGCCTTCCGTTTCGTGCGTTGCGGCCTGAACGCCGCGACCGGCGTGGCCGAACTGGTCTACGCCTTCGACGACGGCCCGGAGCTGATCGAAACCGTGACCGTGCCCGGCGCGCCGTTCGCGCTGGACGCGGCGCGCGGCGAAGCGGTCGAACGCGCGCTGCGCCTGCTGCATCTGATCGCCGGCGTCAGCTATTACAAGGCCGCGGTGCCGGACGAGATCCGCATCGATTCCTACGCCATCGACGCCGACACCGCCGCGCTGCTGGAGCTGGTCTACGTCAACGGCCTGGGCGAATTTGCCTACCGCAACGGCTTGAACCTGCACGGCAAGATCCGCTTCCCCGTGCAGGCGCCGGCCGATCCGGCCGCGCCCTCGCTCGGCCTGCGCGAGCACGCGCTGGTCGCCATCGGCGGCGGCAAGGACTCGCTGGTCAGCATCGAAGCATTGCGCGCGCTCGGCGTCGAACAGACCGTGACCTGGATCGGCGGCTCGCAGCTGATCGCCGCCTGCGCCCAGCGCACCGGCCTGCCCACGCTCAATCTCGGCCGCGCGCTGGCGCCGCAGTTGTTCGAATACAACCGCCAGGGCGCCTACAACGGCCACATCCCGGTGACCGTGGTGAACTCGGCGATCATGGCCCTGGCCGCGCTGCTGCGCGGCGTGGACCAAGTGGTGTTCTCCAACGAGCGCTCGGCCAGCTACGGCAGCGTGATCGAAGGCACCGGCGAGGTGAACCACCAGTGGTCGAAGGGCTGGGATTGCGAGCGCGCGTTCGGCGATTACTTGCAGAAGCACGTGGCCGCGGATCTGCGTTACTACTCGTTGCTGCGGCCGTTGAGCGAACTGGCGGTGGCGCGGCAGTTCGCGCGCGGCGACCGTTACGACGCGCATTTCAGCAGCTGCAACCGCAATTTCCACATCCTCGGCGAGCGTCCGGCGAGCCGTTGGTGCGGCGTGTGCCCGAAATGCCACTTCGTGTTCCTGGCGCTGGCGCCGTTCATGACCAAGCCGCGGTTGGTGTCGATCTTCGGCCGCAACCTGCTCGACGATCCGGCCCAGACCGACGGCTTCGACGCGCTGCTGGAGTACCGCAACCACAAACCGTTCGAATGCGTCGGCGAAGGCCGCGAATCGCGCGCGGCGATGGCGGCGCTGGCCGAGCGTGCGGAGTGGCGCGAGGACGCGCTGGTCGAACGCTTCGCCCGCGAGATCCGTCCGCAGCTGGCCGGCGAGGAGCTGCGCATCGAGCCGTTGCTGGCGCTGGAAGGCGAGCACCGCGTGCCGGCCGCGCTGTGGGAGCGTCTGCGTGCGTATTTCGCGGTTTGA
- the murD gene encoding UDP-N-acetylmuramoyl-L-alanine--D-glutamate ligase, translated as MRISRFDGQRVALWGWGREGRAAYRAIRSRLPQLELTLFCSVDEAADARGLRDPRLSVETQASAERLGAFEWIVKSPGISPYRAEALAAAEQGARFIGGTALWFGEHAASQAGGRVVCVTGTKGKSTTTSLLAHLLRAGGHRTALAGNIGLPLLEILDALEGPQPPEFWAVELSSYQTGDVGLSGARPDVAVALNLFPEHLDWHGSQARYVEDKLRLLTEGRPRIAVLNAADPVLSALRLPDSEIRWFGDEAGWHLRGDALWRGEREVMDTASLPLPGRHNRGNLCAVLTAIEALGLDAAPLAPAAASFRPLPNRLQPIGERDGIAYVNDSISTTPHATLAALECYAGRRIALLVGGHDRGIDWQGFADAMRTRAPLAIVTMGENGPRIHALLAAAAGEGGFALSAARDLADAMQQARAALGAQGGVVLLSPGAPSFGAYRDYVARGRHFAELAGFDPDTISAIAGIGIA; from the coding sequence GTGCGTATTTCGCGGTTTGACGGCCAGCGCGTCGCGCTGTGGGGCTGGGGCCGCGAAGGCCGCGCCGCCTACCGCGCGATCCGCTCGCGTTTGCCGCAACTGGAATTGACGCTGTTCTGTTCGGTCGATGAGGCCGCCGATGCGCGCGGCTTGCGCGACCCGCGTTTGTCGGTGGAAACCCAAGCCAGCGCCGAGCGCTTGGGCGCGTTCGAGTGGATCGTCAAATCGCCCGGGATCAGCCCATACCGCGCCGAGGCGCTGGCAGCGGCGGAGCAGGGCGCGCGCTTCATCGGCGGCACCGCGCTGTGGTTCGGCGAACACGCCGCGTCGCAAGCCGGCGGCCGTGTGGTGTGCGTCACCGGCACCAAGGGCAAGAGCACCACGACGTCGCTGCTGGCGCATCTGCTGCGCGCCGGCGGCCACCGCACCGCGCTGGCCGGCAACATCGGCCTGCCGCTGCTGGAAATCTTGGACGCGCTGGAAGGGCCGCAACCGCCTGAGTTCTGGGCGGTCGAGCTGTCGAGCTACCAGACCGGCGATGTCGGCCTGAGCGGCGCGCGACCCGACGTGGCCGTGGCGCTCAACCTCTTTCCCGAACATCTGGACTGGCACGGCTCGCAGGCGCGTTACGTCGAAGACAAACTGCGGCTGCTGACCGAAGGCCGGCCGCGCATCGCCGTGCTCAACGCGGCCGATCCGGTGTTGTCGGCGCTGCGCTTGCCCGACAGCGAGATCCGCTGGTTCGGCGACGAAGCCGGCTGGCATCTGCGCGGCGACGCGCTGTGGCGCGGCGAACGCGAAGTCATGGACACCGCCTCGCTGCCGCTGCCGGGCCGACACAACCGCGGCAACCTGTGCGCGGTGCTGACCGCGATCGAAGCGCTCGGCCTGGACGCCGCGCCGCTGGCGCCGGCCGCGGCCAGCTTCCGCCCGCTGCCGAACCGCTTGCAGCCCATCGGCGAACGCGACGGCATCGCTTACGTCAACGATTCGATCAGCACCACGCCGCACGCGACGCTGGCGGCGTTGGAGTGCTACGCCGGCCGCCGCATCGCGCTGCTCGTCGGCGGCCATGATCGCGGCATCGACTGGCAAGGCTTCGCCGACGCCATGCGCACGCGCGCGCCGCTCGCTATCGTCACGATGGGCGAAAATGGCCCGCGCATCCACGCGCTGCTCGCAGCGGCAGCGGGCGAGGGCGGCTTCGCCCTGAGCGCGGCCCGCGACCTCGCCGACGCCATGCAGCAGGCCCGCGCCGCGCTCGGCGCGCAAGGCGGCGTGGTGCTGCTGTCGCCGGGCGCGCCGAGCTTCGGCGCGTATCGCGATTACGTCGCGCGCGGCCGGCATTTCGCCGAGTTGGCGGGGTTCGATCCGGATACGATCAGCGCGATCGCCGGCATCGGCATCGCCTGA
- a CDS encoding dienelactone hydrolase family protein: MRRTSAVLLLALCASPAFAAIKTKPVEWKVGDDSFSGVLVYDDVNAIKRPGLVMVPNWMGVTDNAIKRAGEIAGDDYVVLVADMYGKNVRPKNKDEAKAAVGKVYADGGVTMRQRASAAVAALKAQDKTAPLDASRIGALGFCFGGSSVLELARTGANLAGVVSFHGGLKAHLPGNGVKVNAPVLVLNGAADKSVPNEDVLAFEKEMDDAGADWQLVNYSGARHCFAESENANNPPEDNCRYDARASKRSFAAMRAFFVERFGARD, encoded by the coding sequence ATGCGCCGTACCTCCGCCGTCCTGCTGCTCGCCCTATGCGCCTCGCCCGCCTTCGCCGCGATCAAGACCAAGCCGGTGGAGTGGAAAGTCGGCGACGACAGCTTCAGCGGCGTATTGGTCTACGACGACGTCAACGCGATCAAGCGCCCCGGGCTGGTGATGGTGCCCAACTGGATGGGCGTGACCGACAACGCGATCAAGCGCGCCGGCGAGATCGCCGGCGACGACTATGTGGTGCTGGTCGCCGACATGTACGGCAAGAACGTTCGGCCGAAGAACAAGGACGAAGCCAAGGCCGCGGTCGGCAAGGTCTACGCCGACGGCGGCGTGACGATGCGGCAGCGCGCCAGCGCCGCGGTGGCGGCGTTGAAGGCGCAGGACAAGACCGCGCCGCTGGACGCTTCGCGCATCGGCGCGCTGGGCTTCTGCTTCGGCGGCTCCAGCGTGCTGGAACTGGCGCGCACCGGCGCCAACCTCGCCGGCGTGGTCAGCTTCCACGGCGGGCTCAAGGCGCATCTGCCCGGCAACGGGGTCAAGGTCAACGCGCCGGTGCTGGTGCTCAACGGCGCCGCCGACAAATCGGTGCCGAACGAGGACGTGCTCGCGTTCGAGAAGGAAATGGACGACGCCGGCGCCGACTGGCAGCTGGTGAACTACAGCGGCGCGCGGCATTGCTTCGCCGAATCGGAGAACGCCAACAACCCGCCGGAGGACAACTGCCGCTACGACGCGCGCGCGTCCAAGCGCTCGTTCGCGGCGATGCGGGCGTTCTTCGTCGAGCGGTTCGGCGCGCGCGATTGA
- a CDS encoding polyprenyl synthetase family protein: MPSSATTLSVPDLANIQSLARDDMGAVDALIRRRLASDVVLINQVAEYIVGAGGKRLRPMLLLLAAGALGHRGPQAHQLAAVIEFIHTATLLHDDVVDESDLRRGRKTANAVWGNAASVLVGDFLYSRSFQLMVELDRLEVMKILADTTNRIAEGEVLQLLHVRNPDTDEPAYLRVIERKTAVLFAAATRLGALLAGSDSAVQQRLHDYGMALGYAFQIADDVLDYASDAQTLGKNLGDDLAEGKATLPLIHAIAHSDEAVRARLRAAVEHGDSDAMPEVLAAIHATGGLAYSRRRAQDYADAAEAALDGLEDNEYVAALRGLARYAVSRDH; encoded by the coding sequence ATGCCCTCCAGCGCTACGACCTTGTCCGTCCCCGACCTGGCGAACATCCAATCCCTGGCCCGCGACGACATGGGAGCGGTCGACGCCCTGATCCGCCGCCGCCTGGCTTCGGACGTGGTGCTGATCAATCAGGTGGCCGAGTACATCGTCGGCGCCGGCGGCAAGCGCCTGCGGCCGATGCTGTTGCTGCTGGCGGCCGGCGCGCTCGGCCATCGCGGCCCGCAGGCGCACCAGTTGGCCGCGGTCATCGAATTCATCCACACCGCGACCTTGCTGCACGACGACGTGGTCGACGAGTCCGACCTGCGCCGCGGCCGCAAGACCGCCAACGCGGTGTGGGGCAACGCCGCCAGCGTGCTGGTCGGCGACTTCCTGTACTCGCGCAGCTTCCAGTTGATGGTCGAGCTCGACCGGCTGGAGGTGATGAAGATCCTCGCCGACACCACCAACCGCATCGCCGAGGGCGAGGTGCTGCAGCTGCTGCACGTGCGCAATCCCGACACCGACGAGCCGGCCTACCTGCGCGTGATCGAGCGCAAGACCGCGGTGCTGTTCGCCGCCGCCACCCGCTTGGGCGCGTTGCTCGCGGGCAGCGACAGCGCCGTGCAGCAGCGCCTGCACGATTACGGCATGGCGCTGGGCTATGCCTTTCAGATCGCCGACGACGTGCTCGATTACGCCTCCGACGCGCAGACCCTGGGCAAGAACCTCGGCGACGATCTGGCCGAGGGCAAGGCGACGCTGCCGCTGATCCACGCCATCGCCCACAGCGACGAAGCCGTGCGCGCGCGGCTGCGCGCGGCGGTGGAACACGGCGACAGCGACGCGATGCCGGAAGTGTTGGCGGCGATCCACGCGACCGGCGGTCTGGCGTACAGCCGTCGGCGCGCGCAGGACTACGCCGACGCGGCCGAGGCGGCGTTGGACGGGTTGGAGGACAACGAATACGTAGCGGCGCTGCGCGGGTTGGCGCGGTATGCGGTGAGCCGCGATCACTGA